From the genome of Thermoflexus hugenholtzii, one region includes:
- a CDS encoding MraY family glycosyltransferase, with amino-acid sequence MRAQTAWLVIFLGALAIALVMTPVARAVAVRVGMVDRPAPRKLHTRPIPLLGGLALYLAVLLALLLFEGRYNLPQLAGILAGATAISFLGIWDDRWGMRPLIKLAGQVLIAGAVMATGVTVSLFPWPILNLLVTLLWLVGITNAFNLIDNMDGLSGGIGAVAAAFFLLLAALNGQYLVGALAAAVLGACIGFLRYNFNPASIFMGDAGSLFLGFLMAVLGIKLRFPNNVAFVTWMVPVLVLGIPIFDTALVVLSRLRRGLNPLTTPGKDHLSHRLVRAGLTHREAVLTLYLAQVTLGVLAMFVAMAGALESYLIGGLVAGFALWALWRLEQPPFFEPPTRR; translated from the coding sequence ATGCGTGCGCAGACGGCCTGGCTGGTGATCTTCCTCGGCGCCCTCGCCATCGCCCTAGTGATGACGCCGGTGGCCCGCGCGGTGGCCGTCCGCGTGGGGATGGTGGATCGTCCGGCCCCGCGCAAGCTGCACACGCGGCCCATCCCGCTGCTGGGCGGCCTCGCCCTTTACCTGGCCGTGCTGCTGGCCCTGTTGCTCTTCGAGGGCCGCTACAACCTTCCCCAGCTGGCCGGGATCCTGGCGGGGGCCACCGCCATCTCGTTCCTGGGGATCTGGGATGACCGCTGGGGGATGCGCCCGTTGATCAAGCTGGCCGGCCAGGTGCTCATCGCCGGCGCGGTGATGGCGACGGGCGTGACCGTCTCCCTCTTCCCCTGGCCGATCCTGAACCTCCTGGTGACGCTGCTCTGGCTGGTCGGGATCACCAACGCCTTCAACCTCATCGACAACATGGACGGCCTGTCGGGGGGGATCGGTGCGGTGGCCGCGGCCTTCTTCCTGCTCCTGGCCGCCCTGAACGGCCAGTATCTGGTGGGTGCCCTGGCCGCCGCCGTCCTGGGGGCCTGCATCGGCTTCCTGCGCTACAACTTCAACCCGGCCTCGATTTTCATGGGGGATGCCGGGAGCCTGTTCCTGGGGTTCCTGATGGCGGTTCTGGGGATCAAGCTCCGCTTCCCCAACAACGTCGCCTTCGTCACCTGGATGGTCCCGGTGCTGGTCCTGGGGATCCCCATTTTCGACACCGCCCTGGTGGTGCTCTCGCGGCTCCGGCGGGGCCTCAACCCGCTGACCACGCCGGGGAAGGATCATCTCTCCCACCGGCTGGTGCGGGCGGGGCTGACCCATCGGGAGGCGGTGTTGACGCTGTATCTGGCTCAGGTGACCCTGGGGGTGCTGGCGATGTTCGTCGCCATGGCGGGGGCGCTGGAGAGCTACCTGATCGGGGGATTGGTGGCGGGCTTCGCCCTGTGGGCCCTCTGGCGCCTGGAGCAGCCCCCCTTCTTCGAGCCGCCCACCAGGCGGTGA
- a CDS encoding SH3 domain-containing protein: protein MRRGLPILLVGLFLLSLGIGLARVRPAARSIPPTQPARLILITRTPQPGGTPAPSLLLTPTPEGRWMRVAGTGGLGLRLREGPGLNHPTVAVLPEGTRLWVFPEPQEADGLRWYRARTEEGGMEGWVAEPYLAPEPLSSP from the coding sequence ATGCGACGCGGGCTTCCGATCCTGCTCGTCGGGCTCTTCCTCCTCAGCTTAGGGATCGGGCTGGCCCGGGTGCGCCCGGCCGCTCGATCCATTCCCCCTACCCAGCCCGCCCGGCTGATCCTGATCACCCGGACGCCGCAGCCCGGCGGGACGCCGGCTCCTTCCCTCCTCCTCACCCCCACACCGGAGGGGCGGTGGATGCGCGTGGCGGGGACGGGGGGGCTCGGGCTGCGGCTCCGGGAGGGCCCGGGGCTGAACCATCCGACCGTCGCGGTGCTCCCGGAGGGCACCCGGTTATGGGTCTTCCCGGAGCCCCAGGAAGCGGACGGCCTCCGCTGGTATCGGGCGCGAACGGAGGAGGGAGGTATGGAAGGATGGGTGGCGGAGCCCTATCTGGCCCCGGAGCCCCTCTCTTCGCCGTAG
- a CDS encoding iron chaperone, translating into MPGKKKKTKGSRETSRKTAGGFTAEERAAMKERARERKVPDKAEGEGAVLAKIAEMPEPDRTMATRLHPIIRAHAPDLSPRLWYGMPAYARGGKVICFFQGASKFQTRYATLGFTDAARLDEGAMWPVAFALRGMSEAEEARIIALIRKAVGL; encoded by the coding sequence ATGCCGGGGAAGAAGAAGAAAACGAAGGGCTCACGGGAGACCAGCCGGAAGACCGCCGGGGGGTTTACCGCCGAGGAACGGGCCGCGATGAAGGAGCGCGCTCGGGAACGGAAGGTGCCTGACAAAGCAGAGGGAGAAGGTGCCGTCTTAGCGAAGATCGCGGAGATGCCTGAGCCGGATCGCACGATGGCGACGCGGCTTCATCCCATCATCCGGGCTCATGCGCCCGATCTCTCCCCGCGGCTCTGGTATGGCATGCCGGCCTATGCTCGCGGCGGCAAGGTGATCTGCTTCTTCCAGGGCGCCTCCAAATTCCAAACACGGTATGCGACCCTGGGTTTCACCGATGCGGCGCGCCTGGATGAGGGAGCGATGTGGCCCGTCGCGTTTGCGTTGAGGGGGATGTCCGAGGCGGAGGAGGCCCGCATCATAGCGCTCATCCGGAAGGCGGTCGGCCTGTAA
- the raiA gene encoding ribosome-associated translation inhibitor RaiA, with protein sequence MELIVRGRNIEITEAIEAYARKRIARLERFLPTISQAELELAQENTRSRDQRQIAQLTLRMTPGLLLRAEERHADLLAAIDLVVDKMERRIERFKGRREGRARAGAEETAPTAIGETEEGGRIVKIKRFEVTAMTPEEAIEQMELLGHDFFIFYNPETASINVVYRRRDGHYGLIQPELA encoded by the coding sequence ATGGAGCTGATCGTGCGGGGACGGAACATTGAGATCACGGAGGCCATCGAGGCCTACGCGCGCAAGCGGATCGCACGGCTGGAGCGCTTCCTGCCCACGATCTCGCAGGCCGAGCTGGAGCTGGCCCAGGAGAACACCCGTAGCCGGGATCAACGTCAAATCGCGCAGCTCACCCTGCGGATGACGCCGGGCCTCCTCCTCCGGGCCGAGGAGCGCCACGCGGATCTCCTGGCGGCCATCGACCTGGTGGTGGACAAGATGGAGCGGCGCATCGAGCGGTTTAAGGGGCGGCGGGAGGGGCGCGCGCGGGCCGGCGCGGAGGAGACCGCCCCAACCGCGATCGGGGAAACCGAAGAGGGCGGCCGGATCGTGAAGATCAAGCGGTTCGAGGTCACGGCGATGACGCCGGAGGAAGCCATCGAGCAGATGGAGCTGCTCGGCCACGACTTCTTCATCTTCTACAACCCGGAGACCGCCAGCATCAACGTGGTCTACCGCCGGCGGGACGGCCATTACGGCCTGATCCAGCCGGAGCTGGCGTGA
- a CDS encoding ComF family protein: MRRISFPVRLTLPFRILEEALDLLFPPRCAGCGRPGALWCAACTAAVIPIMPPVCPGCGIPWPEGDRCPACRTDPLRLAGIRSACLYQGPLRRAVHRLKFHGRYAVARALAPLMADGWARFALEADLLIPVPAHRGRERQRGYNQAALLAEALAEHLSLPVRPEALRRVRATPSQVGLDHLARRANVQGAFQADPRWIAGRRVAVIDDVCTSGATLEACAAALYQAGAVAVWGFTLARVIRQRSLSIPLGGAYGADRAGTEH; this comes from the coding sequence GTGCGTCGGATCTCCTTCCCGGTCCGCCTGACCCTGCCCTTCCGCATCCTGGAGGAGGCGCTGGATCTCCTCTTCCCTCCGCGCTGTGCCGGTTGTGGGAGGCCGGGAGCCCTCTGGTGCGCCGCCTGCACGGCGGCGGTCATCCCGATTATGCCGCCGGTCTGCCCGGGCTGCGGGATCCCGTGGCCGGAGGGGGATCGCTGCCCCGCGTGCCGGACCGATCCGCTCCGGCTGGCGGGGATCCGCTCGGCCTGTCTCTATCAGGGACCCCTCCGCCGGGCGGTGCACCGGCTAAAATTCCATGGACGCTATGCGGTGGCCCGGGCCCTGGCCCCGCTGATGGCCGACGGCTGGGCCCGCTTCGCCCTGGAGGCCGACCTGCTGATCCCGGTCCCTGCCCACCGGGGGCGGGAGCGCCAGCGGGGGTATAATCAGGCCGCCCTGCTCGCGGAGGCCCTGGCCGAACACCTGAGCCTCCCCGTGCGCCCGGAGGCGCTGCGGCGCGTGCGGGCCACGCCCTCCCAGGTGGGGCTGGACCACCTCGCGCGACGGGCGAACGTGCAGGGGGCTTTCCAGGCCGATCCCCGCTGGATCGCGGGCAGGCGGGTGGCGGTGATCGACGATGTGTGCACCAGCGGGGCCACCCTGGAGGCCTGCGCAGCGGCCCTCTATCAGGCCGGCGCGGTCGCGGTATGGGGGTTCACCCTCGCGCGGGTGATCCGACAAAGATCCCTTTCGATCCCCTTAGGAGGAGCCTATGGAGCTGATCGTGCGGGGACGGAACATTGA
- a CDS encoding type II secretion system F family protein, whose product MLSLIVVLVILAVGVIALALVIGLGAPREEEVLQARLAEFAARDVPVTLEDIELSIPFTQRVIVPLLRQIAAFITRFTPQSIIEDTRRRLELAGNPTRLGAAEFFVMRLLVGLFLFGLLQVLLLRAPPLQRWVLSLAVGGLGFYFPMLWLNQQIARRKREILKTLPDALDLLVICVEAGLGFDAAMQKVAERWNNELGRAFARVLHEIALGRSRKDALRDMAARVDLPEMTTFVAAIIQAEQLGVSIAKVLHIQADQMRLRRRQRAEELARQAPIKMLFPLVFLIFPAMFVVLLGPALLIVLKQFGGGFLP is encoded by the coding sequence ATGTTGAGCCTGATCGTGGTTCTGGTCATCCTGGCCGTGGGGGTGATCGCGCTGGCCCTGGTGATCGGCCTGGGGGCTCCGCGGGAGGAGGAGGTGCTTCAGGCCCGGCTGGCGGAGTTCGCCGCCCGGGACGTGCCGGTGACCCTGGAGGACATCGAGCTTTCCATTCCTTTCACCCAGCGGGTCATCGTCCCCCTTCTCCGCCAGATCGCGGCCTTCATCACCCGGTTCACCCCGCAATCGATCATTGAGGACACCCGTCGCCGCCTGGAGCTGGCTGGCAATCCCACCCGCCTGGGGGCGGCGGAGTTCTTCGTGATGCGTCTGCTGGTCGGGCTGTTCCTCTTCGGCCTCCTCCAGGTGCTGCTGCTGCGGGCCCCGCCGCTCCAGCGGTGGGTTCTCAGCCTGGCCGTGGGCGGGCTGGGTTTTTACTTTCCCATGCTCTGGCTCAACCAGCAGATCGCCCGGCGCAAGCGGGAGATCCTCAAGACGTTGCCAGACGCCCTGGATCTCCTGGTGATCTGTGTGGAGGCCGGGTTGGGCTTCGACGCGGCGATGCAGAAGGTGGCGGAGCGCTGGAACAACGAGCTGGGGCGCGCCTTCGCCCGTGTCCTCCATGAGATCGCCCTGGGGCGCTCCCGCAAGGATGCCCTGCGGGATATGGCGGCGCGGGTGGATCTGCCGGAGATGACCACTTTCGTGGCCGCCATCATCCAGGCGGAGCAGCTGGGGGTGAGCATCGCCAAGGTGCTTCACATCCAGGCGGATCAGATGCGCCTGCGCCGCCGGCAGCGGGCGGAGGAGCTGGCCCGCCAAGCCCCGATCAAGATGCTGTTCCCGCTGGTCTTCCTGATCTTCCCCGCCATGTTCGTGGTCCTGCTCGGGCCGGCCCTGCTCATCGTGCTCAAGCAGTTCGGCGGCGGGTTCCTCCCTTAA
- a CDS encoding type II secretion system F family protein, with protein MAWQTYVLIGGGALIVILLLLYIFGGEEEEVVERLERYAAAPPVRRGEGPSRPAPSRRAIPLTESLNRAIAGRGFAEDLRLQLARADLKITPAEFLVMQILSAGLGLLLAQLIFRFLPLTLLGAVAGFFAPRLYVAWRQRRRLQAFNAQLGDAINLMVNGLRAGYSVLQAMEAVARELPPPISVEFDRVVKEQQLGLSLEQALQNMLRRVRSDDLEMLVTAILIHREVGGNLAEILDTISFTIRERVRIQGEIRALTAQQTLSGYVLMFLPIALGLILFGINRNYMLNFFNSGILGYFMISCTLVMMLIGYFVIRRIVRIEV; from the coding sequence ATGGCCTGGCAGACTTATGTGCTGATCGGCGGGGGCGCGCTGATCGTGATCCTCCTGCTCCTCTACATCTTCGGAGGGGAAGAGGAGGAGGTGGTCGAGCGGCTGGAACGCTACGCCGCTGCCCCGCCCGTGCGCCGGGGCGAGGGGCCATCCCGTCCGGCGCCCTCCCGCCGGGCCATTCCCCTCACCGAAAGCCTGAACCGGGCCATCGCCGGGCGGGGCTTCGCGGAGGACCTGCGCCTCCAGCTGGCCCGGGCGGATCTCAAGATCACCCCCGCGGAGTTCCTGGTCATGCAGATCCTCTCCGCGGGGCTCGGGCTCCTGCTGGCCCAGCTGATCTTCCGCTTCCTGCCGCTCACGCTGCTGGGGGCAGTGGCCGGCTTCTTCGCCCCCCGCTTGTATGTGGCCTGGCGCCAGCGGCGGCGGCTGCAGGCCTTCAACGCCCAGCTGGGGGACGCCATCAACCTGATGGTGAACGGCCTGCGGGCCGGCTACAGCGTCCTGCAGGCGATGGAGGCCGTGGCCCGGGAGCTCCCCCCGCCGATCTCCGTCGAGTTCGATCGCGTGGTCAAGGAGCAGCAGCTGGGCCTCTCCCTGGAACAGGCCCTCCAGAACATGCTCCGTCGGGTCCGCAGCGACGACCTGGAGATGCTGGTCACGGCGATCCTGATCCACCGCGAGGTGGGCGGGAACCTGGCTGAGATCCTGGACACCATCAGCTTCACCATCCGCGAGCGCGTTCGGATCCAGGGGGAGATCCGGGCGCTGACCGCCCAGCAAACCCTCAGCGGCTATGTCCTGATGTTCCTCCCCATCGCCCTGGGCCTGATCCTGTTCGGGATCAACCGCAACTACATGTTGAATTTCTTCAACAGCGGGATCCTGGGCTATTTTATGATCTCCTGCACCCTGGTCATGATGCTCATCGGTTACTTCGTGATCCGCCGGATTGTCCGGATCGAGGTGTAA